One Capsicum annuum cultivar UCD-10X-F1 chromosome 2, UCD10Xv1.1, whole genome shotgun sequence genomic window carries:
- the LOC107860475 gene encoding membrane-anchored ubiquitin-fold protein 2, whose translation MSAAQDQLEIKFRLIDGTDIGPKSFPAATSVATLKENILAQWPKEKDNGPRTVKDVKLISAGRILENSRTVGECRSPLCDIPGGVTTMHVVVQPPAQEKEKKASDDMKQNKCLCVIL comes from the exons ATGTCTGCAGCTCAAGATCAACTGGAGATTAAGTTTAGACTGATTGATGGAACAGATATTGGTCCAAAGAGTTTTCCTGCAGCGACAAGCGTGGCAACGTTAAAGGAGAACATCCTTGCTCAGTGGCCTAAAG AGAAGGATAACGGTCCGCGGACAGTAAAAGATGTGAAGTTAATCAGTGCCGGAAGAATATTGGAGAACAGCAGAACAGTGGGTGAATGCAGAAGCCCGTTATGTGATATTCCAGGAGGGGTTACGACCATGCATGTAGTTGTTCAACCACCAGCTCAGGAGAAAG AGAAAAAAGCATCAGATGACATGAAGCAGAATAAGTGCCTCTGTGTTATACTATGA
- the LOC107860474 gene encoding probable galacturonosyltransferase 13 — protein MQLHFSPGMRSITISSRSSSNGGGNGDLMKIKVAARHFSYRTLFHTILILAFLLPFVFILTAIVTLEGVNKCSSFDCLGRRLGPKLLGRTDDTGKLVKDFVKILNQVNSEEVPAGLKLPESFSQLVAETKNNKYSAKEFSLVLKGMMEKSEREIRESKFAELMNKHFAASAIPKGIHCLSLRLTDEYSSNAHARRQLPSPELLPLLSDNSLNHFVVSTDNILAASVVVNSAVQSSLKPEKIVFHVITDKKTYAGMHSWFALNPVTPAVVEVKSVHQFDWLTRENVPVLEAVESHNLIRKYYHGNHVSGANLSDTTPRSFASKLQARSPKYISLLNHLRIYLPELFPNLDKVVFLDDDVVIQRDLSPLWDIDLSGKVNGAVETCKGEDEWVMSKRFRNYFNFSHPLIAKNLNPENCAWAYGMNIFDLRAWRKTNITNTYHAWLKENLKSNLTMWKLGTLPPALIAFKGHVHPIDASWHMLGLGYQNKTKVENVKKAAVIHYNGQSKPWLEIGFEHLRPFWTKFVNSSNDFIRNCHILE, from the exons ATGCAGCTGCACTTCTCACCTGGGATGAGAAGTATAACAATATCGAGCAGAAGCAGCAGTAATGGAGGAGGAAATGGTGATTTGATGAAGATCAAAGTAGCAGCTCGCCACTTCTCTTACCGAACGCTTTTTCATACAATTCTTATACTAGCTTTCTTGTTGCCATTTGTCTTCATTCTCACTGCTATTGTTACCCTTGAAGGTGTCAACAAGTGCTCCTCCTTTG ATTGTTTAGGTAGACGATTAGGACCAAAGCTTCTCGGACGAACTGATGATACAGGG AAGCTGGTCAAGGATTTTGTTAAAATCCTCAATCAAGTGAACTCTGAGGAAGTGCCTGCTGGCTTGAAGCTCCCAGAGTCCTTTAGTCAACTTGTTGCTGAAACGAAAAACAACAAGTATAGCGCAAAAGAATTTTCTTTGGTGCTGAAGGGAATG ATGGAGAAATCTGAAAGAGAGATTAGGGAATCAAAGTTTGCAGAGCTGATGAATAAACACTTTGCTGCAAGTGCAATTCCCAAAGGCATTCACTGTCTTTCGCTGCGGTTGACTGATGAGTACTCCTCGAATGCTCATGCACGCAGACAGTTGCCTTCTCCAGAGCTACTCCCTCTGCTATCGGACAATTCATTGAATCACTTTGTAGTGTCCACTGACAACATCTTGGCTGCCTCAGTTGTGGTCAATTCTGCTGTGCAGTCATCTCTGAAGCCTGAAAAGATTGTTTTCCATGTCATCACTGACAAGAAAACATATGCAGGCATGCACTCATGGTTTGCTCTGAATCCTGTCACTCCTGCTGTTGTGGAGGTTAAAAGTGTTCATCAGTTTGACTGGTTGACAAGAGAAAATGTTCCAGTGCTTGAAGCAGTTGAGAGCCATAATCTTATTCGGAAATATTACCATGGGAATCATGTTTCAGGTGCCAATCTCAGTGATACAACTCCGCGATCTTTTGCATCCAAGTTGCAggccagaagtccaaaatataTATCTTTGCTCAATCATCTTCGCATATATTTGCCAGAG CTCTTCCCAAACCTTGACAAAGTGGTTTTCTTAGACGATGATGTTGTAATTCAGCGAGATTTATCTCCCTTATGGGACATCGACCTTAGTGGTAAGGTCAATGGAGCAGTTGAGACTTGTAAAGGTGAAGATGAGTGGGTGATGTCTAAGCGATTCAGAAATTACTTCAACTTTTCTCATCCCCTAATAGCAAAGAATTTGAATCCGGAAAACTGTGCATGGGCCTATGGGATGAATATCTTCGATTTACGTGCATGGAGGAAGACGAATATTACAAATACTTATCATGCATGGCTTAAAGAG AATCTGAAGTCGAACTTGACAATGTGGAAGCTTGGAACATTACCTCCTGCTTTGATTGCATTCAAGGGTCATGTTCACCCAATTGATGCCTCGTGGCACATGCTTGGCTTGGGCTATCAGAATAAGACCAAAGTCGAAAATGTGAAGAAGGCTGCCGTAATTCATTACAATGGCCAGTCCAAACCTTGGCTCGAGATAGGCTTTGAGCATCTCCGTCCTTTTTGGACCAAGTTCGTTAATAGCTCCAATGATTTTATCAGGAATTGCCACATACTGGAGTAG